ACGTCAAAGTCGTACATGCGGTCAGTCTGACAGTCTCACGTTAAGTTTTGGGATCTCCGTTTTCGCCTGTGGACAACGGGCGGCTGACAGCCACCGCCGCCACCCACATCGATCGGCATGCGGCGGTCGGTGCCCGGCCCTCCCCCAGCCCGCCCTCTATCGCGGGGTTCTGTCCGATGCCGGACACTGGCCGCATGACCACGGCCGCGCAGCCCATCGAACTCCGGTGGGACAAAGGCGACAGCGCGGTCACCTGGACATACGGCCGAGACACGATCACGAAGCGGTATCCGACGGCACCGTCCTCGGTCATCGCATGGCCTGATCCACCCAGCATCATCGTGGTCGAAGCCAACGTGAGGCAGGACTCCCGCCTCGACAACGCGGCGGTCCTCAACCCCGACGGCACCGAACGGCTGCGGCTGCGGCCACCCGACGTGGTCAGAGAACTCCACCACAGAATCGGCTTCTACGTGGTTTACGCCGACCCGTGCGGCCTGGTCGCCGTCTTCGCCACCCACGTCGGCGACTTCTGGGGCCGACCCGACTTGCGAACAGGCGAACTGGACCACGTCGCAGCCTCGCGATGAACCACGCACGTGACGATGGCCAAGGCATGCGGACACGCCGCACCTGAGGCGGACAGCGATCGCGTCGCAGCTCCAGCCACGAGCTCTGCCAGCACCACGGCGCCGCAAGGAGTCCCCGCCTCGCACCCGTGAGCGGGCCGGGCTGGCTTCTCTGCGTGCCGCCCGGCCCGGTCGACGGTCAGACGTAGAGGCGGCTCACGGTTTCGGCTACGCAGACCGGCTTCTCGCCGCCGTCGGATTCGACGGTGACGCGGGCTACGAGCTGGACGCCGCCGGCGACCGGGTCGACGCTCGCGATCTCGGCGCGGACGCGGATGGAGGTGCCGACGCGCACCGGGGCCGGGAAGCGGACCTTGTTGAGGCCGTAGTTGACGCCCATGCGGGTGCCCTTGACCGTGTAGAGAGCACCTACCAGCGACGGCAACAGGGACAGGGTCAGGAAGCCGTGGGCCACCGGGCCGCCGAACGGGCCCGCCGCGGCGCGTTCGGGGTCGACGTGGATCCACTGGTGGTCGTCGGTGGCGTCGGCGAAGAGGTTGACCCTTGCCTGGTCGATCGGTTGCCACTCGCCGGGGCCAAGCGTTTCGCCGACGGCCGCCGTGAGCTCCTCCACAGACGCGAACTCGCGCTTCATGCCAGGTGTCCTCCGATCTCGGTGTAACCGCGGAGCAGGTCGCGGGAAATGATCAGGCGCTGCATCTCGTCGGTGCCCTCGAAGATGCGCAGCAGGCGGACCTGCCTGTACCAGCGTTCGATCGGCAGCTCGCGGGTGTAGCCCATGCCGCCGTGGATCTGGAGCACGCGGTCGACGACGTCGTTGACCATGCGGGCGCCGTAGAGCTTGGACATCGACGACGCGTGGCGGGCGTCGAGGCCCTGGTCGACCGTCCACGCCGCACGCAGGATCAGCCAGCGCGCGGCCTCGAGCTCGGTCTCCGAGTCGGCGATCATCCACTGGATCGCCTGGTTGGACGACAGCGGACGGCCGAAAGTCTCGCGGGTGTTGGCGTGCTCGATGGCCATCCGCAGGGCGCGCTCGGCCGTGCCGACCGCGTGTGACGGGATGATGTAGCGGCCCTTGCCGATCCACTGCATGCCGAGCGCGAAGCCCTGGCCGACCTCGCCGAGCACGTTGCGGGCCGGGACGCGGACCGAGTCGAACACCAGCGAGGCCGGGCCGCCCTCGCCCATCGTCGGGATGAACTCGGAGCGCCAGCCCATGGACCGGTCGACGAGGAACGCGGTGCTGCCACCGTTGCGGACGTCTTGGCCGCTGTCGGAGACCGCCACGACGATGGCGAAGTCGGCGTCGTTGCCGTTGGTGATGAAGGTCTTCTCGCCGTCGAGGATCCAGTCGTCGCCGTCGCGGCGGGCGGTCATCCGGATGTTGGCCGCGTCGGAGCCGGCCCCGGGCTCGGTGATGGCGAAGCAGGAGATGCGCTCGCCCTCGATGGTCCGGCAGCAGGAACTCGGCCTTCTGCTCCTCGTTGGCGAAGAACAGGATGTTGTCGGCCTCGCCGCCGAACCGGAACGGCACCCAGGAACGGCCGATCTCCGTCCAGATCAGCGACTGCATGACGGCCGGCAGATCCATGCCACCGTAGGCCTCCGGGGTCGCGAGACCCCAGAAGCCGAACGCGCGTGCCTTGCCTTGGAGCTCGCGCAGCTCGTCGAGGCGCAGCCCGGGCTCATGGGCCCGCTCGCGGCGCAGCACCTCCTGCTCGAGCGGCATGACCTCTTTGCGGATGAAGGTCCGGGCGGTCTCCCGGATCGCCTTCTCCTCGTCGCCAAGCGAAAAGTCCACGATGGTCCTCCCCAGACCCGGAGCCGACGCGGTTAGCGCGCGCCGCCGTTGACATAGAGCGTCTGGCCGCTGACGTAGGACGCGTCGTCGCTGGCCAGGAACGCGATGACGGAAGCGACCTCGTCGGGCTGCCCGACGCGGCGCAGCGGGGTGGCGTCGGCCGCCATCCGCTGGTGGTCTTCGGGAGCGGCGCCGACCCGGGTCGCGGTCGCGGCGGTCATCGCGGTGGCGATGTAGCCGGGCGCGACGGCGTTGACGTTGATGTTGAACGGGCCGAGCTCGATCGCCAGTGTCGCGGTCAGCCCCTGCACGCCGGCCTTGGCGGCCGCGTAGTTGACCTGGCCCCGGTTGCCGAGCGCGGACCGGCTGCTCAGGTTGACGATCTTGCCGTAGCGGGCCGTCACCATCGGCTTCTGCGCGGCCTGGCAGCAGAGGAACATGCTGGTCAGGTTGGTGGTGATCACCGCGTCCCACTCGGCGGCGGGCATCTTGAACAGCATGTTGTCGCGGGTGATGCCGGCGTTGTTGATCAGGATGTCGAGCCGGCCGTGGTCGGCCACGACGGCGTCGACCATCGCGGCGACCGCCTCGGCGTCGGTCACGTCGCACCCGTAGCCGGTCGCGATCCCGCCGGCGGCCTTGATCTCGTCAGCGGCGGCACCGCTGCGATCTGCGTCGAGGTCGACCACCGCGACCCGGGCCCCCTCGCTGGCCAGCCGGCGTGCGGTGGCGGCACCGATGCCCTGCGCCGCGCCGGTCACGATCGCGACCCGATCGGCGAACCTTGCACTCATCTGGAAATCTCCCTGCTCAGGTGGTGATTGGCTCAGCGCTCGACCAGCACCGCGGTGCCCTGCCCGACGCCGACGCACATGGTGGCCAGACCGCGCCGGGCGCCGGTGCGGCGCATCCGGTGCAGCAGTGTGGTGATGATGCGGGCGCCGGAGCAGCCCAGCGGGTGACCGATCGCGATCGCGCCGCCGGACGGGTTGACCCGCTGCTCGTCGAGGCCGAGCTCGTCGACGACGGCGAGCGCCTGCGCGGCGAACGCCTCGTTGAGCTCGGCGGTCTCGATGTCGTCGAGCTTCCAGCCGCGCCGGTCGAGGACGCGGCGGGTGGCCGGCACGGGACCGATGCCCATCACGTCGGGGTGCACACCAGCGCTCGCGCCGCCGACCCAGCGACCCAGCGGCTCGAGCCCCAGCTCGCCCAACACCTCTTCGCTGACCAGCACCAGGGCGGCCGCGCCGTCGTTGAGCGGCGACGAGTTGCCGGCCGTGACCGTGCCGTCCTTCCGGAACACGGGCTTGAGCGCGCCCAGCTTCTCCAGCGTCGTGTCGGCGCGGATCCCCTCGTCGACCTCGACCGTCGCGCCGTCGGGGCGGGTGACCGGCAGCAACTCGGCCGCGAAGTCGCCGGCCGCGGTCGCCGCCGCGGCGGCCTGGTGGCTGCGCAGAGCGAACGCGTCCTGGCGCTCCCGCGAGATGTCGTAGCGGCGGGCCACCTCCTCGGCGGTCTCGCCCATGCTCAGCACGCCGTGCAGGTCACGCATACGGGGGTTGACCAGCCGCCAGCCGAGCCGGGTGTCGACGATCTCCATGCCGCGCGGCAGCCCCTCGTCGGGCCGCGGCAGCACGAACGGCGCCCGGCTCATCGACTCGGAACCGCCGGCCACGACGATGTCGGCGTCGCCCGCGGCGATCGCCCGCGCCGCGCTGGTCACCGCCTCCATCCCGGACGCGCACAGCCGGTTGAGCGTCGCGCCCGGCACCGTCTCGGGCAGGCCCGCGAGCAGCACCGCCATCCGGGCGACGTTGCGGTTGTCCTCCCCCGCCTGGTTGGCGGCGCCCCAGTAGACGTCGTCGACCTGCGCCGGATCGAGCGCCGGCAGATCGGCGAGGACACCCGACAGCGCCCGCGCGGCGAGATCATCCGCGCGGACCGCCGACAGCGCGCCGCGCAGGCGTCCGATGGGGGTACGCCGTGCCGCGGCGAAGTAGACCGGTCGCATGGTGTGTGCCTGACCTTTCCTGGCTCAGAAGGCGGCGACGCCGGTGAGCGCCCGCCCGATGAGGAGTTGCTGGATCTCGCTGGTGCCCTCGTAGAGCGTGGTGACCCGGGCGTCGCGCAGGTATTTGCCGACCGGGTATTCGTCGATGTAGCCATAGCCGCCGAACACCTGGACCGCGCTCTCGGCCGCACGGACCGCGGCCTCGCTGGCGAACAGCTTGGCCATCGACGCCTCGGTGCCGAACGGCTGACCGCGATCGATCAGGTCGGCGACCCGCCAGACGAGCAGCCGGGCGGCCGCGGTGTCGACGGCGATCTGGGCGAGGTGTCGCTGCACGAGCTGGTGTGCCGCGATGGGCTTGCCGAACTGGGTGCGCTCGCCGGCATAGCGCACCGCCGCGTCGAGGCAGGCCTGCATGAGCCCGACGCAGCCGGCGGCCAGCGACATCCGTCCCTTGTCGAGAGTGGACATGGCGATCTTGAAACCGTGGCCCTCGGGGCCGAGCCGCGCCGCGTCGCTGACGCGTACGCCATCAAAGGTCAGCTCTGCCGTTGCCTGGCCCCGGAGGCCGAGCTTGCCGCGCACCTCGCGGCGGGTCAGGCCCGGCGTGTCGGTCTCGACCAGAAACGCCGTGACGCCGCGTGGACCGGGCCCGCCGGTGCGGGCGAAGACCAGCGCGACATCGGCCCAGGTGCCGTTGGTGATGAACATCTTGGAGCCGCTGATCAGCCAGTCGACGCCGTCGCGGACGGCCTTCGTGGTCAGGTTGGCGGCGTCGGAGCCGGTGCCCGGCTCGGTCAGCGCGAAGCAGCCGAGCGAAGCGCCGGAACACAGTCGGGGCAGCCACGTCGTGCGCTGACTGTCGGACCCGTGTGCTGCGATCGTCTTGGCGACCAGGCCCAGCGAGACCGAGACGATGCCGCGCACCGCGGAGTCGCCGCGGCCGAGTTCCTCGAGCACCATGCAGTAGGTGAGGTGGTCGCCACCGGAACCACCGACCTCTTCCGGGATGGTCAGGCCGAGGAAGCCCAGGTCACCGAGGCGCTTGATGATCGAACGGTCGACCGCCTCGCGCCTGTCCCACTCGGCGGCGTGTGGCGTGACCTCGCGCGCGACGAAGTCGGCGGCGAGCGAACGACTCGCTTCGTGCTCCGGTGACAAGATGAGGTCCACGCAGATAAACTAACGGTGGTAGTTTTAGCTGTCCACCCCGACACGAAGAGTTGTGCGTCAACCGGAGACCGGAGAGGAGTGCCGCCGATGCCCCGACCGCGCCAGGCGCTGCTCACCCGGCAGCGCATCGTCGACACGGCGGCCGAGCTGATCGACGCCGAAGGGCTCGAGGCGGTGTCCACCCGGCGGCTGGCCGCGCAGCTCGGGGTCCGCGGCCCGTCGCTCTACAACCATTTCCCCAACAAGGACGCGATCCTCGACGCCGTCGCCGACGCGATCACGGCCGACGTCGACATCAGTTGCTTCGCCACCCACGAGTGGCCCGAGGCGCTGCTCATCTGGGGCCGGTCCTACCGGGCCGCCCTGGCCGCGCACCCGCACATCGTTCCCTACCTCGCTCGCGGTCCGGGCCGGCGACCGCGCGCCCTCGCGATGGCCGACGCGGTCTACGGCGGCCTGGTCCGGGCCGGTTGGCCACCGGCACGGGCGACGCACATCGGCGCCCTGATGCGCTACCTGGTGGCCGGCTCGGCGCTCGGCTCGTTCGCCCGCGGCTTCGCGTCCGACCCGGCGATCTACGTCTCGTCCGACTACCCCCACCTCGGCCAGGCCCACCGGCTCGCCGCCCATCAGCGTGAAGTCGACGAAGGCGCGTTCGAGCTTGGCCTCGAAGCGGTCATCAAGGGCCTCCGCATCACGTATGAAGAGGTGGTCGGTGACGCGCCACACCGATTCCACGGCACTGCCCGCTCCGCCCCCACCGGGAGGTAAACGCATGGACCAGGCCGACGCCGGCCGGGCCACCGCCAAGGTGGCCGACCGCGACCGTCTCTACATCGACGGCGAGTGGGTGACCCCGCTCGACGCCCTGCCCATGCCGGTGCAGGATCCGGCGACCGAGGAGGTCGTCGCGCACGTGCCCGCCGCCGGCAGCGGCGACATCGACCGCGCGGTGGCGGCGGCGCGGGCGGCGTTCGGTCCGTGGGCCGACCTGTCCCCCGCGGCCCGCGCCGATCACCTCGACCGGCTGCTCGCGGCGCTCACCGCGCGGGCCGGGCAGATCGCCGCGACCATCGCGATCGAGGTCGGCACCCCGTTCAAAGTGGCCCAACGCGTGCAGACCGGCCTGCCGCTGACGGTGCTGCGCGACTACGTGGCGCTGGCGCGTGAAGAGATCGAGCCGGAGACGATCGGCAACTCACTGGTCTTCCGCGAGCCGGCGGGCGTGGTCGGCGCGATCACGCCGTGGAACTACCCGCTGCACCAGGTGGTCGCCAAGGTCGGTGCGGCGCTCGCCGCCGGCTGCACGGTGGTGCTCAAGCCGGCCGAGCTGACCCCGCTGACGGCCTACCTGCTGTTCGACGCGATCGACGAGGCGGGCCTGCCGCACGGCGTGGTCAACCTGGTCACCGGCTCCGGCCCGGTCGCCGGCTCGGCGCTGGCCGCACACCCCGACGTCGACGTCGTCTCGTTCACCGGGTCGGCGGCGACCGGCGCGGCGATCAGCCGGCTGGCCGCCGACCGCATCGCCCGCGTGACGCTGGAGCTGGGCGGCAAGTCGGCCAACGTGATCCTCCAGGACGCCGACCTGGCCAAGGCCGTCAAGGTGGGCGTCGGCAACGCGTTCCTCAACGCCGGCCAGACCTGCACCGCGTGGACCCGCATGCTCGTGCACCGATCGGTCTACGAAGAGGCGGTCGACCTGGCCGCCACGGCGTCGTCCGGCTACGTGACCGGCGACCCGTTCGACCCGGGCACCCGGCTCGGCCCGCTGGTGTCGGAGCGGCAGCGCGACCGGGTCCGCACCTACATCGACAAGGGCCTCGCCGACGGCGCCCGGCTGGTCTCCGGCGGGCCCGACGCGACGGTGCCGGCCCGCGGCTTCTTCATCGCGCCGACCGTGTTCGCCGACGTCGACCCCGACGACACGATCGCCCAGGAGGAGATCTTCGGCCCGGTCCTGTCGATCATCCCGTTCTCCGACGACGACCAGGCGGTCGCGATCGCCAACAACTCCCGCTACGGCCTGGCCGGCGGGGTCTGGTCCGGCGACGAGGAGCGCGCCCTGTCGGTCGCCCGCCGCCTGCGCACCGGCGCCGTCGACATCAACGGCGGCGCGTTCAACCCGCGGGCGCCGTTCGGCGGCTACAAGCAGTCCGGCGTGGGCCGCGAGCTGGGCCAGCACGGCCTGTCCGAATTCCTCGAGACCAAAGCGATCCAACGATGAAAGCATTAATCGTTTCGGGTACGCGTGAAGAGCCGCACGTCGCCGACGTGGTGTTGCCGCCGGTCGGGCCGGGCGAGGTCCGGGTGCGCATCCGGGCCGCCGGCGTCTGCCACTCCGACCTGTCGATGGTCAACGGCACGCTGGCACCGTCCTACCCGCTGGTCCTCGGCCACGAGGCCGCCGGCGTGGTGATCGAAGTGGGCCCGGAGGGCGCCGGCCACCGCGTCGACGTCGGCGACCACGTCGTGCTCAACTGGGCACCACCGTGCCGCGAATGCTGGCACTGCACGCACGGCGAGCCGTGGCTGTGCGCGGAGGGCGGCCGCCCGTCGGCGCCGCGCGGGCGGCTGGCGTCCGGCGAGGCGGCGCACGTGACGCTGGGCCTCGGTGCGCTGGCCGAGGAGGTCGTCGTGCCGAGTCACGCGGTCATTCGGGTCCCGGCCGACCTGCCACCCGATGTCGCCGCGCTGCTCGGCTGCGCGGTCCTGACCGCGACCGGCGCCGTCAACCGCACGGCCGCCGTCCAGGCTGGCCAGTCGGTCGTCGTGATCGGCCTCGGTGGCGTCGGCCTGGCCACGCTGATCGCCGCGCGGGCCGCGGGCGCCGACCCGGTGATCGGGGTCGACCTGAGCGAGGCCAAACGCGACCTGGCGCTCAAGGCCGGCGCCAGCCACTTCCTGCCCTCCGACGACACCGTGCCCAAGGCGGTGCGCGGCCTGACCGGCGGCCGCGGCGCCGATCACGCGATCGAGTGCGTCGGCCGCTCCGCCACGATCGGCGCGGCCTGGCGCGCCACCCGGCGCGGCGGTCAGGTCACCGTGGTCGGCATGGGCGCCCGCGACGACCTGGTCAGCCTCGGCGCGCTCGACATCTTCCACTCGGCGCGCACGTTGCGGTCGTCGGTCTACGGATCCTCCGACCCCGACCGCGATCTGCCCGTGCTGGCCGCGGCCGTCCACGACGGATCGCTCGACCTGTCCCCCTTGATCACCGACCGCATCTCGCTGGAGGCCGCCCCGGACGCCTTCACCCGCATGGCCAGGGGCGAGGGCGCCCGCTCCGTCGTGCTGTTCGACTGACCCACCCGGACCACGCCGAATGGGCGTGACCTTGTGGCAGGCCCCGGC
This genomic interval from Asanoa ferruginea contains the following:
- a CDS encoding MaoC family dehydratase, translating into MKREFASVEELTAAVGETLGPGEWQPIDQARVNLFADATDDHQWIHVDPERAAAGPFGGPVAHGFLTLSLLPSLVGALYTVKGTRMGVNYGLNKVRFPAPVRVGTSIRVRAEIASVDPVAGGVQLVARVTVESDGGEKPVCVAETVSRLYV
- the fabG gene encoding 3-oxoacyl-ACP reductase FabG, producing the protein MSARFADRVAIVTGAAQGIGAATARRLASEGARVAVVDLDADRSGAAADEIKAAGGIATGYGCDVTDAEAVAAMVDAVVADHGRLDILINNAGITRDNMLFKMPAAEWDAVITTNLTSMFLCCQAAQKPMVTARYGKIVNLSSRSALGNRGQVNYAAAKAGVQGLTATLAIELGPFNINVNAVAPGYIATAMTAATATRVGAAPEDHQRMAADATPLRRVGQPDEVASVIAFLASDDASYVSGQTLYVNGGAR
- a CDS encoding thiolase family protein, translating into MRPVYFAAARRTPIGRLRGALSAVRADDLAARALSGVLADLPALDPAQVDDVYWGAANQAGEDNRNVARMAVLLAGLPETVPGATLNRLCASGMEAVTSAARAIAAGDADIVVAGGSESMSRAPFVLPRPDEGLPRGMEIVDTRLGWRLVNPRMRDLHGVLSMGETAEEVARRYDISRERQDAFALRSHQAAAAATAAGDFAAELLPVTRPDGATVEVDEGIRADTTLEKLGALKPVFRKDGTVTAGNSSPLNDGAAALVLVSEEVLGELGLEPLGRWVGGASAGVHPDVMGIGPVPATRRVLDRRGWKLDDIETAELNEAFAAQALAVVDELGLDEQRVNPSGGAIAIGHPLGCSGARIITTLLHRMRRTGARRGLATMCVGVGQGTAVLVER
- a CDS encoding acyl-CoA dehydrogenase family protein; translated protein: MDLILSPEHEASRSLAADFVAREVTPHAAEWDRREAVDRSIIKRLGDLGFLGLTIPEEVGGSGGDHLTYCMVLEELGRGDSAVRGIVSVSLGLVAKTIAAHGSDSQRTTWLPRLCSGASLGCFALTEPGTGSDAANLTTKAVRDGVDWLISGSKMFITNGTWADVALVFARTGGPGPRGVTAFLVETDTPGLTRREVRGKLGLRGQATAELTFDGVRVSDAARLGPEGHGFKIAMSTLDKGRMSLAAGCVGLMQACLDAAVRYAGERTQFGKPIAAHQLVQRHLAQIAVDTAAARLLVWRVADLIDRGQPFGTEASMAKLFASEAAVRAAESAVQVFGGYGYIDEYPVGKYLRDARVTTLYEGTSEIQQLLIGRALTGVAAF
- a CDS encoding TetR/AcrR family transcriptional regulator; amino-acid sequence: MPRPRQALLTRQRIVDTAAELIDAEGLEAVSTRRLAAQLGVRGPSLYNHFPNKDAILDAVADAITADVDISCFATHEWPEALLIWGRSYRAALAAHPHIVPYLARGPGRRPRALAMADAVYGGLVRAGWPPARATHIGALMRYLVAGSALGSFARGFASDPAIYVSSDYPHLGQAHRLAAHQREVDEGAFELGLEAVIKGLRITYEEVVGDAPHRFHGTARSAPTGR
- a CDS encoding aldehyde dehydrogenase family protein; translated protein: MDQADAGRATAKVADRDRLYIDGEWVTPLDALPMPVQDPATEEVVAHVPAAGSGDIDRAVAAARAAFGPWADLSPAARADHLDRLLAALTARAGQIAATIAIEVGTPFKVAQRVQTGLPLTVLRDYVALAREEIEPETIGNSLVFREPAGVVGAITPWNYPLHQVVAKVGAALAAGCTVVLKPAELTPLTAYLLFDAIDEAGLPHGVVNLVTGSGPVAGSALAAHPDVDVVSFTGSAATGAAISRLAADRIARVTLELGGKSANVILQDADLAKAVKVGVGNAFLNAGQTCTAWTRMLVHRSVYEEAVDLAATASSGYVTGDPFDPGTRLGPLVSERQRDRVRTYIDKGLADGARLVSGGPDATVPARGFFIAPTVFADVDPDDTIAQEEIFGPVLSIIPFSDDDQAVAIANNSRYGLAGGVWSGDEERALSVARRLRTGAVDINGGAFNPRAPFGGYKQSGVGRELGQHGLSEFLETKAIQR
- a CDS encoding alcohol dehydrogenase catalytic domain-containing protein; the encoded protein is MKALIVSGTREEPHVADVVLPPVGPGEVRVRIRAAGVCHSDLSMVNGTLAPSYPLVLGHEAAGVVIEVGPEGAGHRVDVGDHVVLNWAPPCRECWHCTHGEPWLCAEGGRPSAPRGRLASGEAAHVTLGLGALAEEVVVPSHAVIRVPADLPPDVAALLGCAVLTATGAVNRTAAVQAGQSVVVIGLGGVGLATLIAARAAGADPVIGVDLSEAKRDLALKAGASHFLPSDDTVPKAVRGLTGGRGADHAIECVGRSATIGAAWRATRRGGQVTVVGMGARDDLVSLGALDIFHSARTLRSSVYGSSDPDRDLPVLAAAVHDGSLDLSPLITDRISLEAAPDAFTRMARGEGARSVVLFD